In one Palaemon carinicauda isolate YSFRI2023 chromosome 25, ASM3689809v2, whole genome shotgun sequence genomic region, the following are encoded:
- the LOC137619116 gene encoding piggyBac transposable element-derived protein 3-like, with translation MVCRWMDNAVVSVASTVHISDASSKVRRYSQSEKKNVEVDCSKIVQEYNQHMGGTDKQNQNVNKYRIGIRGKKWYWCIFTWLIDVTEQNAWLLHKKSGGGLSQFEFKEQIAQTYLTRFGTPPKGAVRRPSCLTKG, from the coding sequence ATGGTATGTAGATGGATGGATAATGCGGTCGTATCAGTGGCATCAACAGTCCATATAAGCGATGCCTCAAGCAAAGTAAGAAGGTACTCACAGAGCGAGAAAAAGAATGTAGAAGTTGACTGCTCAAAGATAGTTCAAGAATATAATCAACATATGGGAGGAACTGATAAGCAgaaccaaaatgtaaacaaatatcgtATTGGTATTCGAGGGAAAAAGTGGTATTGGTGTATATTTACTTGGCTGATTGATGTAACAGAACAAAATGCTTGGTTGTTGCATAAGAAGTCTGGCGGGGGATTGTCACAGTTCGAATTCAAGGAACAGATTGCTCAGACATATCTTACTCGGTTTGGTACACCACCGAAGGGAGCTGTGAGACGGCCATCCTGCTTAACAAAAGGGTGA